In one Leptospira yasudae genomic region, the following are encoded:
- a CDS encoding LIC_10091 family lipoprotein, with amino-acid sequence MFDSKSIPLLAAGYILLCASCKTPPPKDPWIVPPLEESEKIFLTPLKVDEFESKDLGGRHYPASNELRIDLFKPYIENLEGGYLGAGTDQNFTFIAWAKSKYAWLMDFDYTICLINRIHLLFFKLAPDPESYRELWSRKNKQTSFQLIKNEWEKDPEWPLIREAWEVAHRGKSDIPQRWNELDRTSQRFGLKTFIHSKEEYVYVRNMVLQGRIQILKGDINAEKSMRSVGERAARLNVPIRVVYLSNIEDYFSYTPGFRDNLLSLPTDSKGIVLRTMQNGTKEEYGSPDGEKIPVDYPLHYNVQSLENLQAWMLLPGHLHKGILMQFRTPIQKGFSKIQSEPVETLK; translated from the coding sequence ATGTTTGATTCTAAATCGATCCCGCTCTTAGCAGCGGGATATATTCTTCTCTGCGCAAGCTGTAAGACTCCTCCGCCGAAAGATCCCTGGATCGTTCCTCCTCTGGAAGAATCGGAAAAGATTTTTCTGACTCCGTTGAAGGTGGATGAATTCGAATCCAAAGACCTCGGAGGAAGACATTATCCCGCTTCGAACGAACTTCGGATCGATCTATTCAAACCGTATATTGAAAACCTGGAAGGCGGTTATCTCGGCGCAGGAACGGATCAAAACTTTACGTTTATCGCATGGGCCAAGAGCAAATACGCCTGGCTGATGGACTTCGATTATACGATTTGCTTGATCAATCGGATTCATCTTTTGTTTTTTAAACTCGCACCCGATCCTGAATCGTATCGCGAACTTTGGTCGCGCAAAAATAAACAGACATCCTTTCAATTGATCAAGAACGAATGGGAAAAAGATCCGGAATGGCCTTTGATCCGCGAGGCTTGGGAAGTGGCACATCGGGGTAAATCCGATATTCCGCAGCGATGGAACGAACTGGATCGTACCTCGCAACGATTCGGATTGAAGACGTTCATCCATTCCAAAGAAGAATACGTTTACGTTCGGAACATGGTTCTTCAAGGGAGAATTCAGATTTTAAAAGGAGATATCAACGCGGAAAAGAGCATGCGTTCCGTGGGTGAAAGGGCGGCGCGTTTGAACGTTCCGATTCGAGTCGTTTATCTTTCCAACATCGAAGATTATTTTTCTTATACTCCCGGCTTTCGCGATAATCTTTTAAGTCTTCCCACCGATTCCAAGGGAATCGTTTTGAGAACGATGCAAAACGGAACCAAGGAAGAATACGGATCGCCGGACGGAGAAAAAATTCCGGTCGATTATCCTTTGCATTACAACGTTCAATCGTTGGAAAATCTGCAGGCTTGGATGCTTTTACCGGGACATCTTCATAAGGGAATTCTAATGCAGTTTAGGACTCCGATCCAGAAAGGATTTTCTAAGATTCAAAGCGAACCCGTTGAAACGTTGAAATGA
- a CDS encoding N-acyl homoserine lactonase family protein has product MKTIRFSFCLLFVLFCGCAGKNREAAENGSNSKTNVSKNCKTDDGLYVFSYGRSLYPDRFLNVEEDKGSREIVYLFYLIRVPGKNILIDSGFFNEVYRKKFGFSSFGRPDLLLKKCGIDSKEITDIVLTHFHFDHAGGIFLFPSATIHIQNHDLDLLKKQSYFPNQATYIRSLSSANRIHSFDGTYSLLSDMRILFTGGHTPGSQALEWIASTERRFLFTGDECYLIEECKNGIGLPQGAVFSTKRNRDFIEYVRILNEKGTKILTLHDPAILQDGEEIVPGIRRLYSP; this is encoded by the coding sequence ATGAAAACGATTCGATTCTCGTTTTGTCTGCTTTTCGTTTTATTTTGCGGTTGCGCAGGTAAGAATCGGGAAGCGGCCGAGAATGGATCAAATTCGAAAACGAACGTTTCCAAAAATTGTAAGACCGACGACGGTTTGTATGTCTTTTCTTATGGAAGGAGTTTATACCCCGATCGTTTTTTGAACGTAGAAGAAGACAAAGGAAGTCGCGAAATCGTATATCTCTTTTATCTGATTCGCGTTCCGGGAAAAAATATTCTGATCGATTCCGGTTTTTTCAACGAGGTTTATCGAAAGAAATTCGGTTTTTCGAGTTTTGGAAGACCCGACCTCCTTTTAAAAAAATGCGGTATCGATTCGAAAGAAATTACAGACATCGTACTCACGCATTTTCATTTCGATCACGCGGGTGGAATTTTTCTGTTCCCTTCCGCTACGATCCATATTCAAAACCACGATTTGGATCTTCTGAAAAAACAATCCTACTTTCCGAATCAAGCTACTTACATCCGTTCATTGAGTTCTGCGAATCGAATTCATTCCTTCGATGGAACGTATTCTTTACTTTCGGATATGCGGATTCTGTTTACAGGCGGTCATACTCCCGGATCGCAAGCGTTGGAATGGATCGCTTCAACCGAACGACGATTTCTGTTTACAGGAGATGAATGTTATCTCATCGAAGAATGTAAGAATGGAATCGGTCTTCCACAAGGCGCGGTTTTTTCCACAAAACGAAATCGGGACTTTATCGAATACGTTCGAATCTTAAACGAGAAAGGAACCAAAATTCTTACCTTACACGATCCCGCGATTTTACAAGACGGAGAAGAGATCGTTCCGGGAATCCGGAGATTGTATTCTCCATAA
- a CDS encoding AMP-dependent synthetase/ligase yields MYKNLADMLIQSTEKFGDRPVFWSKGEDKEFHPTSYKQLYDMGIALAEALIHLGLKAREHVGVLADNRLEWMITDYAVQFSGAANVPRGTDVTESELEYILNHSEAKIVFIENDKMLEKFNKVKSKLHNVETIVIMDKASTAKGKNIHKIYDLIEEGKALRAKGSKKAEKRIEEIKPDDLFTLIYTSGTTGMPKGVMLMHSNMIHQMIYVVPMLLTDIKPTDSMLSILPIWHIFERVNEYGAISSGIQTYYTKVSDLKNDLAKARPSFMASAPRVWESVYTGIYNKVNDPKQTPPIRRGLFKLAYFFSKHYNASRRFLSGLEVDYENRNIFKSLAIGAKSLIVLLLTGPFTVSAMAILAYLALPAYGVHVPSSILLTIAGLGLIFNAKTLDAIVLSKIRQATGGRLKGSMSGGGALQSHVDNFFNDIGMLVLEGYGMTETSPVISVRPFVKPIIGSVGFLVPKSELMIKDDNGHVLTHINDKFEVLAGKLGQKGVVFVKGPQVMKGYYKNPEVTKKTIVDGWMNTGDIGFINFKKTLTLTGRAKDTVVLLGGENVEPVPIENKMDESPFIKQSMVIGQDQKVLGAIIVPDIDQLTDWCKENGIDTSKLEELIKHPKVIDFYKKEVRNYNSTKTGFKSFEQVQHVILTKKPFEVGDELTNLLKMKRHVITEKYSKEIKKVYDKD; encoded by the coding sequence ATGTATAAAAACCTCGCGGATATGTTGATACAATCCACCGAGAAATTTGGAGATCGACCCGTATTCTGGAGCAAAGGAGAAGATAAGGAATTCCATCCTACTTCTTATAAACAGCTGTATGACATGGGAATCGCTCTTGCCGAAGCGCTCATTCATTTGGGACTGAAAGCAAGAGAACATGTCGGAGTATTAGCGGACAACAGACTTGAGTGGATGATTACGGATTATGCCGTTCAATTCTCGGGAGCGGCGAACGTTCCAAGAGGAACCGACGTAACCGAATCCGAACTCGAGTACATCCTCAATCACTCGGAAGCAAAAATCGTTTTTATCGAAAACGATAAGATGCTGGAAAAGTTCAATAAAGTTAAATCGAAACTTCATAATGTCGAAACGATCGTAATTATGGATAAAGCTTCCACTGCAAAAGGAAAGAACATCCATAAAATCTATGATCTGATCGAGGAAGGAAAAGCCCTTAGAGCCAAAGGATCCAAAAAAGCTGAGAAAAGAATCGAGGAAATCAAACCCGACGATCTCTTTACCCTCATCTATACCTCCGGAACTACGGGAATGCCGAAAGGTGTGATGCTCATGCATTCCAACATGATTCACCAGATGATTTATGTTGTGCCGATGCTTTTAACGGACATCAAGCCTACGGACAGTATGCTTTCAATATTACCGATTTGGCATATTTTCGAGAGGGTCAATGAGTATGGAGCCATCTCGAGCGGAATCCAAACGTATTATACGAAAGTTTCCGATCTTAAAAACGATCTGGCAAAAGCGAGACCTTCTTTTATGGCGTCCGCTCCACGCGTTTGGGAAAGCGTTTACACCGGAATTTACAACAAAGTAAACGATCCAAAACAAACACCGCCGATCCGTAGAGGTTTGTTTAAACTCGCTTACTTCTTCTCGAAACACTACAACGCGTCCAGAAGATTCTTGAGCGGATTGGAAGTGGATTATGAAAACAGAAATATTTTCAAATCCCTCGCAATCGGAGCAAAATCCCTGATCGTTCTTTTGTTAACTGGACCGTTTACCGTGAGCGCAATGGCGATTCTCGCGTATTTAGCTCTCCCTGCATACGGAGTTCATGTTCCAAGCTCGATCCTCTTAACGATCGCAGGTTTAGGATTGATCTTCAACGCGAAGACTTTGGACGCGATCGTTCTTTCCAAAATTCGTCAAGCTACCGGTGGAAGACTCAAGGGGTCTATGTCGGGTGGGGGCGCACTCCAATCGCACGTGGATAACTTCTTCAACGATATCGGAATGCTCGTTTTGGAAGGTTACGGAATGACCGAAACCAGCCCCGTAATCTCCGTAAGACCTTTCGTAAAACCGATCATCGGCTCGGTCGGATTCTTAGTTCCAAAATCGGAACTGATGATCAAAGACGATAACGGCCACGTGTTGACTCACATCAACGACAAGTTCGAAGTTCTCGCGGGTAAACTGGGACAGAAAGGTGTCGTCTTCGTAAAAGGACCTCAAGTGATGAAAGGATATTACAAAAATCCGGAAGTCACCAAGAAGACCATTGTGGACGGATGGATGAACACCGGAGATATCGGATTCATCAACTTCAAGAAAACCCTGACTTTGACCGGAAGAGCGAAGGACACCGTAGTATTGTTAGGTGGAGAAAACGTGGAACCGGTTCCTATCGAGAACAAGATGGACGAATCCCCGTTTATCAAACAATCGATGGTTATCGGTCAGGATCAGAAGGTTCTCGGAGCGATCATCGTTCCGGATATCGACCAGTTAACAGATTGGTGCAAGGAAAACGGAATTGATACTTCCAAACTCGAAGAGTTGATTAAACATCCGAAAGTCATCGACTTCTACAAAAAAGAGGTTCGTAACTACAACAGCACCAAGACGGGATTCAAATCTTTCGAGCAGGTTCAACACGTAATTCTCACCAAAAAACCTTTCGAGGTCGGGGACGAATTGACCAACCTTCTCAAGATGAAACGTCACGTGATTACGGAAAAATACAGCAAGGAAATCAAGAAAGTCTACGACAAAGACTGA
- the aat gene encoding leucyl/phenylalanyl-tRNA--protein transferase produces the protein MKDFSDFFRNPHVWDREIVAVGGDLSPERLLYAYKNGIFPWSDEPILWYCLDPRGIFDLNRLHISKRLKRKINQRRYTITFNRAFEQVMRCCAHRPGEETWITDLFIKGYSEFHKIGYAHSVEVWDENGKLGGGVYGVAIGNFFAGESMFSFVPDFGKIALFHLFEALKKDRFTLFDTQQLNVVTLGLGAYQIPKKEYLKRLESAVASGKKWNPSRSVP, from the coding sequence TTGAAAGATTTCTCGGATTTTTTTCGAAACCCTCACGTGTGGGACCGTGAGATCGTCGCAGTGGGAGGAGACCTTTCTCCAGAACGACTTTTGTATGCCTACAAGAACGGAATCTTTCCGTGGTCGGATGAACCAATTCTTTGGTACTGTCTCGATCCTCGGGGAATCTTCGATTTAAACCGTCTGCATATTTCGAAACGCTTAAAACGGAAGATCAATCAAAGACGTTATACGATCACTTTCAACCGTGCCTTCGAACAAGTCATGCGCTGTTGCGCGCATCGTCCCGGCGAAGAAACTTGGATCACCGATCTTTTTATCAAAGGCTATTCCGAATTTCACAAAATCGGATACGCTCACTCGGTGGAAGTTTGGGATGAGAATGGAAAATTAGGAGGAGGAGTTTACGGAGTTGCGATCGGAAATTTTTTCGCAGGTGAATCCATGTTTTCCTTCGTTCCCGATTTTGGAAAGATCGCACTCTTTCATTTATTCGAAGCTCTTAAAAAAGATCGCTTCACCCTTTTCGATACGCAGCAACTAAACGTTGTTACTCTTGGACTTGGAGCGTATCAAATTCCGAAAAAAGAATATCTCAAACGATTGGAATCGGCGGTGGCCTCGGGAAAAAAATGGAACCCTTCCCGTTCCGTTCCTTAA
- the thpR gene encoding RNA 2',3'-cyclic phosphodiesterase, whose amino-acid sequence MRTFLGISVPEEVKERLTSICFGLPDVRWVPKENFHVTLVFLGEQSNEQLDVISEFCSTVSSPSFRLNLKSVGTFGKQKSPSILFAGVSAPPELLQLQKTLDGGLRRLGFAPDRQDYHPHLTIGRFKNTNGTRVLAYLEEFSDFSSSEFPVSEFHIYSSKTFSDGPIYSIEESFSLLPS is encoded by the coding sequence ATGAGGACGTTTCTCGGAATTTCCGTTCCGGAAGAAGTAAAAGAACGACTAACTTCCATCTGTTTCGGCTTACCGGACGTGCGTTGGGTTCCGAAGGAAAATTTTCACGTAACCTTGGTTTTTTTAGGCGAACAATCAAACGAGCAACTGGATGTTATATCCGAGTTTTGTTCCACCGTTTCTTCTCCGTCGTTTCGTCTAAACTTGAAGTCGGTGGGAACGTTCGGAAAACAAAAGTCCCCTTCGATTCTTTTTGCGGGAGTTAGCGCTCCACCCGAACTTTTACAACTTCAAAAAACCTTGGACGGCGGACTTCGCAGGTTGGGTTTTGCGCCGGACCGTCAGGATTATCATCCGCATTTAACGATCGGCCGTTTTAAGAATACGAACGGAACGAGAGTTCTCGCCTATTTGGAGGAATTCTCGGACTTCTCCTCCTCGGAATTTCCCGTTTCCGAATTTCATATCTATTCTTCCAAAACTTTCTCGGATGGGCCGATCTATTCCATAGAAGAATCTTTTTCACTTTTACCGTCTTAA